The following proteins are co-located in the Microvirga ossetica genome:
- a CDS encoding IS6 family transposase: MSKPVSYKRHRFPPEIIAHAVWLYFRFPLSLRLVEEMLLERGVVVSYETIRRWALKFGPAYARRLRRKTPSRRDVWHLDEVVVTISGQKHWLWRAVDQDGYVLDEVIQTRRDTKAAKRLLRRLLRKQGCPPRRMITDKLGSYAAARRQIMPDVEHRSHKGLNNRAENSHLPFRRRERVMQGFQSPRYLQRFVNVFSAVRNLFVPPHSHRSALATHLHRLNAMAEWKSAASVAA; encoded by the coding sequence ATGAGCAAGCCTGTCAGCTACAAACGCCATCGCTTTCCGCCTGAGATCATCGCCCATGCGGTCTGGTTGTACTTCCGGTTTCCTCTGAGCTTGCGGCTGGTCGAGGAGATGCTGCTCGAGCGCGGCGTCGTTGTCTCGTACGAGACCATCCGCCGATGGGCGCTGAAGTTCGGGCCGGCTTACGCTCGCCGTCTCAGGCGCAAGACGCCGAGCCGTCGCGACGTTTGGCACTTGGATGAGGTCGTGGTCACGATCTCTGGCCAGAAGCACTGGTTGTGGCGGGCGGTGGATCAGGATGGTTACGTGCTCGATGAGGTTATCCAGACCCGACGCGACACCAAGGCGGCCAAGCGCTTGCTGAGGCGTCTCTTGCGCAAGCAGGGCTGCCCACCCCGGCGAATGATCACCGATAAGCTCGGCTCTTATGCTGCCGCCCGACGTCAGATCATGCCAGACGTCGAGCACCGCTCGCACAAGGGGCTTAATAACCGGGCGGAGAATTCGCATCTGCCGTTCCGGCGACGAGAGCGGGTGATGCAGGGCTTTCAATCACCCAGGTACCTGCAGCGGTTCGTGAATGTCTTCTCGGCCGTCCGCAATCTTTTCGTTCCGCCCCACTCCCACCGCTCTGCCCTAGCCACCCATCTCCACCGCCTCAATGCCATGGCGGAATGGAAATCTGCGGCCAGCGTCGCCGCTTGA
- a CDS encoding LexA family protein: MSEKSFTDRQGQYLAFIDAYTRVHGRPPAETDMQSHFQVTPPSVHQMILTLERAGLIRRQPGVARSIEVLVAPECLPLLRHPQPVKSSGPRI; this comes from the coding sequence ATGTCTGAGAAAAGCTTCACTGACAGGCAGGGCCAGTACCTGGCCTTCATTGATGCCTACACCCGCGTCCATGGCCGTCCCCCGGCCGAAACCGACATGCAGAGCCATTTCCAGGTCACTCCGCCTTCCGTGCACCAGATGATCCTGACCTTGGAACGCGCCGGCTTGATCCGCCGTCAGCCCGGAGTGGCGCGAAGTATCGAGGTGTTGGTCGCCCCCGAATGCCTGCCCCTCCTCCGCCATCCCCAACCCGTCAAATCCTCTGGGCCGAGGATCTAG
- a CDS encoding S8 family serine peptidase, with protein MQAGVPLVVESVDLRPKPRQAADSIVVSGLSREDLVRLTAQGFRIEAQTPGRMAAQIVRLRIPQGTSLTQARQAVQMVDARATTDFDHFYYLDEGLGTCTGAECLAIALVSWSASRATQCGPTPLIGLIDTGLDLDHDALKGQAIEVVARPAPHADGSLPEHGTAIAALLVGRLGSPTPGLLPEAKLIAVDAFYRDGGTADRTDVMSLVSAIEALAERGVRVINLSLSGPANTVLQNAIAAAQAEGIVIIAAAGNNGAGAEPAYPAAYPGVIAVTAVDQDLNVYRRATQGAYIDLAGPGVNVWTASGQGSGALKTGTSYAVPFVSAAAGLLLASNPQLNPEAVQARLEQHTRDLGTPGWDPTYGYGLIHMAGLCAPPAGLAPVAATQTQPVALPSEGQTLRRP; from the coding sequence GTGCAGGCCGGTGTCCCCTTGGTGGTGGAGTCGGTCGATCTCCGTCCCAAGCCGCGGCAGGCCGCAGACTCCATCGTGGTGTCAGGCCTGTCGCGCGAGGATCTCGTCCGGCTCACCGCCCAAGGCTTTCGGATCGAGGCCCAGACGCCCGGCCGCATGGCCGCGCAGATCGTCAGGCTGCGCATTCCACAGGGCACCTCGCTGACCCAGGCCCGGCAAGCCGTCCAGATGGTCGATGCGCGTGCCACCACCGACTTCGATCATTTCTACTATCTCGATGAAGGCTTGGGGACGTGCACCGGGGCCGAGTGCCTGGCAATCGCCCTGGTGAGCTGGTCGGCGTCCCGCGCGACCCAATGCGGCCCGACGCCTCTGATCGGTCTGATCGATACCGGCCTCGACCTCGACCACGATGCTCTCAAGGGCCAGGCGATCGAGGTTGTGGCCCGTCCTGCGCCCCACGCCGACGGCTCCCTGCCGGAGCATGGCACCGCAATTGCCGCTCTCCTGGTGGGCCGCCTCGGGAGCCCAACGCCGGGTCTGCTGCCGGAGGCGAAGCTGATTGCGGTGGACGCGTTCTACCGCGACGGCGGCACTGCCGACCGGACGGATGTGATGTCCCTGGTGTCGGCCATTGAAGCCCTGGCCGAGCGCGGCGTGCGGGTGATCAACCTGAGCCTGTCGGGCCCTGCCAACACGGTGCTCCAGAACGCCATTGCGGCCGCTCAGGCGGAGGGCATTGTGATCATTGCCGCTGCGGGCAACAACGGCGCCGGCGCCGAGCCGGCGTATCCGGCAGCCTATCCCGGGGTCATCGCGGTCACCGCGGTGGATCAGGACCTGAACGTCTACCGGCGTGCCACACAAGGTGCCTACATCGATCTTGCGGGTCCTGGAGTGAATGTCTGGACGGCCTCGGGCCAGGGCAGCGGCGCGCTGAAGACAGGCACGTCCTATGCGGTGCCCTTCGTGTCCGCCGCCGCAGGTCTTCTGCTTGCCTCCAACCCGCAGCTGAATCCTGAAGCGGTTCAGGCCCGCCTGGAGCAGCATACCCGCGATCTCGGCACGCCTGGCTGGGATCCGACCTATGGGTATGGCCTGATCCACATGGCCGGCCTGTGCGCGCCACCTGCGGGCCTGGCACCGGTGGCGGCAACCCAAACCCAGCCTGTTGCCCTCCCCTCCGAGGGGCAGACCTTGAGACGGCCTTGA
- a CDS encoding IS110 family transposase, which yields MPEIATIGLDIAKNVFQLHGVDRSGKIVLRRTLRRSQVPGFFRALSPCLIGMEACATAHHWARTLMAFGHDVRLIPPAYVKPYLRRQKNDAADAAAICEAVTRPSMRFVPVKSPQQQSTLMLHRARDLLIGQRTALINALRGHFAELGIVVAQGSRNTRQLIAFLHEEANPDFPAAARTALQPLATMLLGIETQIAKLDKAILAAHRSDPVSTRLAGIPGIGPIVASCLSASIPDASLFQGSREFAAYLGLVPRQHSTGAKARLGSISKMGNRHLRKLLVVGAHAALYSMKSGKTRTVLADWARSLLAKKPFKVVAVALANKMARIAWAVMARGTAYEPGNTGAAVSAT from the coding sequence ATGCCTGAGATTGCCACGATCGGCCTTGATATCGCAAAGAACGTCTTTCAGCTCCACGGCGTGGACAGGAGTGGAAAGATCGTCCTGCGCAGGACGCTGCGCCGTAGCCAGGTCCCGGGTTTCTTCAGAGCGCTTTCGCCTTGCCTGATCGGGATGGAGGCCTGCGCGACCGCTCACCACTGGGCTCGGACGCTCATGGCTTTCGGGCACGATGTCCGCTTGATCCCTCCCGCCTATGTCAAACCCTATCTACGCCGGCAAAAGAATGACGCCGCGGATGCGGCGGCGATCTGTGAGGCCGTCACGCGGCCGTCGATGCGCTTCGTCCCGGTCAAAAGCCCACAGCAGCAGAGCACCCTCATGCTACACAGAGCCCGCGATCTCCTGATCGGGCAGCGAACCGCCCTGATCAATGCCTTGCGCGGTCACTTTGCAGAGTTGGGCATCGTGGTGGCGCAAGGGTCCCGCAACACGCGCCAGCTGATCGCCTTCCTCCACGAGGAGGCCAATCCAGATTTCCCCGCGGCAGCTCGAACTGCGCTTCAGCCTTTGGCCACGATGCTGCTCGGGATCGAGACGCAGATTGCCAAGCTCGACAAGGCCATTCTGGCCGCCCATCGCAGCGATCCAGTCAGCACGAGGCTCGCCGGCATTCCGGGCATCGGCCCGATTGTGGCCTCTTGTCTTTCGGCCAGCATCCCGGACGCCAGCCTGTTCCAGGGCAGTCGGGAGTTTGCCGCCTATCTCGGCCTCGTGCCACGGCAGCACTCAACCGGCGCCAAGGCGAGGCTGGGCTCCATCTCCAAGATGGGCAACCGGCACCTGCGCAAGCTGCTGGTCGTCGGCGCGCACGCGGCGCTCTACAGCATGAAGTCCGGCAAGACCAGAACGGTCCTGGCTGACTGGGCCCGAAGCCTCCTGGCCAAGAAGCCGTTCAAGGTGGTCGCCGTTGCGCTGGCCAACAAGATGGCCCGGATCGCCTGGGCCGTGATGGCCAGGGGCACGGCGTACGAGCCCGGGAACACGGGAGCTGCCGTGTCGGCGACATAG
- a CDS encoding IS630 family transposase, whose product MNICYRVELSEAERANLQAMLSGGKQAARTLKRAQILLAADAGVPDETIAQSIAVGGATVYRTKRRFVEGNLERALSEEPRPGAARKLSGPEEALLVATACAKPPAGRARWTLELLAGEIVRLTQHESLSRETLRRRLCENALKPWRQKMWCVPKIDGEYVARMEDVLDLYAEPSDPQHPVVCFDESPVQLIGETRQPLPATPRQIERVDYEYRRCGTVNLFVVLDAHRPWRRVKVSEQRTACDFARCMRELVDVDFPQAERIRVVMDNLSTHTPGSLYQAFPPDEAHRLLQHLEFHYTPKHASWLNMVEIEIGVLKGQCLDRRIDTREELEREIAAWERERNAAGARITWMFTTEKARAKMGRAYPKPGPLEPLAKRS is encoded by the coding sequence ATGAACATATGCTACCGGGTTGAGCTGAGCGAGGCCGAGCGTGCCAACCTCCAGGCGATGCTCAGCGGCGGCAAGCAGGCCGCTCGCACGCTCAAGCGCGCGCAGATCCTGCTGGCGGCCGATGCTGGCGTGCCAGACGAGACGATTGCCCAAAGTATCGCGGTCGGCGGCGCGACCGTGTATCGGACCAAGCGCCGCTTCGTGGAGGGCAACCTGGAGCGGGCCCTCAGCGAGGAGCCCCGTCCCGGCGCCGCCCGCAAGCTCTCAGGCCCGGAGGAGGCGCTGCTGGTGGCAACCGCCTGCGCAAAGCCGCCCGCGGGCCGGGCCCGCTGGACGCTGGAACTCTTGGCCGGCGAGATCGTGCGGCTCACCCAACATGAGAGCCTGTCGCGGGAGACGCTGCGCCGGCGACTCTGCGAGAACGCGCTCAAGCCCTGGCGGCAGAAGATGTGGTGCGTTCCGAAGATTGATGGCGAATACGTCGCCCGCATGGAGGACGTGCTTGATCTCTACGCCGAGCCGTCCGATCCGCAGCACCCGGTGGTTTGCTTTGATGAGAGCCCAGTCCAGCTCATCGGCGAGACGCGTCAGCCGCTCCCGGCCACGCCCAGGCAGATCGAGCGGGTCGATTATGAGTATCGCCGCTGTGGTACGGTGAACCTGTTCGTAGTCCTTGACGCGCATCGGCCCTGGCGCCGGGTCAAGGTCAGCGAGCAACGCACGGCATGCGACTTCGCCCGGTGCATGCGCGAACTTGTAGATGTCGACTTTCCGCAGGCCGAGCGGATCCGGGTCGTGATGGACAACCTGTCGACGCACACGCCCGGTTCGCTCTACCAGGCTTTCCCGCCTGACGAGGCGCATCGCCTCCTGCAGCATCTGGAGTTCCACTACACCCCCAAGCATGCGAGTTGGTTGAACATGGTCGAGATCGAGATTGGGGTGCTCAAGGGCCAGTGCCTGGATCGGCGTATTGACACGCGCGAGGAGCTCGAGCGGGAAATCGCTGCCTGGGAGCGCGAGCGTAACGCCGCCGGCGCACGCATCACCTGGATGTTCACGACCGAAAAGGCCCGGGCCAAAATGGGCCGCGCCTATCCCAAACCCGGCCCTCTCGAGCCACTCGCCAAAAGGTCATGA
- a CDS encoding transglycosylase SLT domain-containing protein, protein MPQAYTPGRKAHLETIRREAEQVGLPPDVADAVVQVESAYDPGAVGGVGEVGLMQIRPTTAAMLGYRGTLAGLFEPETNVRYGIAYLGRAWQLADGDLCRALMKYRAGHGEERMTPLSVEYCRRVRTHLAAIGSPIAAGGNALSISTSAPSNAPKTVPSAAADTVVKVPQLGPFHRIKSVAAGGIQVQPPQRPMKGLRVAAVSATTKPSAETRSLALAQEKEKRRRAKIRQMWAAHDARMQSVSARLRPESLRIATGI, encoded by the coding sequence ATGCCTCAAGCCTATACACCTGGGCGTAAAGCTCATCTTGAGACAATCAGGCGTGAAGCCGAGCAGGTGGGGCTTCCTCCTGATGTCGCGGATGCGGTAGTGCAGGTCGAGAGTGCTTATGACCCTGGTGCTGTTGGAGGAGTTGGTGAGGTCGGCCTCATGCAGATCCGTCCTACAACGGCGGCCATGCTGGGCTACAGAGGCACGTTGGCCGGATTGTTTGAGCCGGAGACCAACGTCCGTTATGGCATCGCGTATCTTGGTCGCGCGTGGCAGCTTGCTGACGGTGACCTGTGCCGCGCGCTCATGAAGTACCGGGCAGGACACGGCGAGGAGCGCATGACACCACTCTCGGTGGAGTACTGCCGACGTGTTCGAACCCACTTGGCAGCTATCGGATCCCCTATTGCTGCAGGTGGTAACGCACTCAGCATTTCGACTTCAGCCCCATCGAATGCACCCAAGACTGTCCCCAGCGCCGCTGCCGATACAGTAGTCAAAGTTCCCCAGCTTGGCCCATTTCATCGGATAAAAAGCGTGGCGGCGGGGGGCATCCAAGTTCAGCCCCCACAGCGACCTATGAAAGGATTAAGGGTCGCTGCCGTAAGTGCGACGACAAAGCCTTCTGCCGAAACACGTTCCCTCGCTCTCGCACAGGAGAAGGAAAAGAGGCGGAGGGCAAAAATCCGGCAGATGTGGGCTGCCCATGACGCCCGCATGCAATCCGTTTCCGCGAGGTTGAGGCCGGAGAGCCTCCGGATTGCCACTGGAATATGA
- a CDS encoding adenylate/guanylate cyclase domain-containing protein: MDVAEWLHSLGLERYTQAFQDAEVTPEVLPELTEADLRELGLPLGPRKLVLKAIQALGPSAAPGPVDVRLPAGQTRPATPSEAERRQLTVMFVDLVGSTALASGRDPEELRDLIQDYQNTVVGEITRFEGHVAKLLGDGVLAYFGWPRAHEDEAERAVRAGLRVTEAVAGLRERGGTALAARVGIATGLVVVGELIGEGEARERAVIGETPNLAARLQGLAEPGSVVIAESTRRLLGEAFVYRDLGTVHLKGFPGPVRAWHVVGEGAAESRFDAQHGASTTALVGRDQELALLLDRWQQAKEGEGRIVLLGGEPGIGKSRLVRALRDQLAGVPHTPLSHFCSPFHTNSALYPVVGLLERAAGIRREDSPAEQLEKLEAMLALGTDDVRESIPLLADLLAIPTGQRYRPLELSPHQMKEGTFRALLGQLEGLAARQPVLAIYEDVHWADPTTLELLGRAVDEVQRLPVLMIVTFRPEFIPRWTGHGHVTALFLSRLGRRQGAAVVDQITGGKLLPQEVLEQILAKTDGVPFFVEELTKAVLESGLLEDRGSHYELTGPLPPLAIPTTLQDSLMARLDRLAPVKEVAQIAACIGREFGHDLLKVVTPLDEDALQCALNELLEAELVFRRGVPPEVSYSFKHALVQDIAHESLLRSKRQQIHARIAAALEEHYPAVAEMEPETIALHLTEAALASRAVGYWLRAGRNAAGRSANLEAISHLSRGLEALKSCPEGLERDRQELALQTAIGGPLIAIHGYTAPQLGTAFNRAHALCYELDDTDALFAALSGKFIFHFVRGDYSAMESLTAEAERAAERTGDIALELAAHRLAALTAMHAGAFVKARCEFETILSRYEPDAHRPPPVHYVHDPQASALPYLAIVLWILGYPEQAQSMGRAAFDYAAELNQTNLTGHVAVYGGAGPAELMGDVAAVHANADAVIELADQHSLNYWRLSGLILRGWTLAQEGAVEDGLALMRQSLIDRNRLGANWYQVRYLCMLATTYLHLGRGDEGLAALSEAKDLAARNDEHMWAAELARIEGELRRAQGAPPDEVEAYLQAALNVAHSQGAKSFELRAAMSLARLWRDHGRVAEARRLLAPIYGWFTEGRDTPDVCAAKALMGELAEP, translated from the coding sequence GTGGACGTCGCGGAATGGCTTCATAGTCTTGGGCTGGAGCGCTACACACAGGCCTTCCAGGATGCCGAAGTCACGCCCGAGGTCCTGCCGGAGCTGACCGAAGCCGATCTGCGGGAACTCGGCTTGCCTCTCGGCCCGCGTAAGTTGGTGCTGAAGGCGATCCAAGCGCTCGGTCCATCGGCGGCTCCCGGCCCTGTCGACGTTCGATTGCCGGCTGGCCAGACGAGACCGGCAACACCGTCCGAGGCCGAGCGACGGCAGCTCACGGTGATGTTCGTCGATCTGGTCGGCTCAACCGCGCTCGCATCAGGGCGCGACCCTGAGGAGCTCCGTGACCTCATCCAGGACTATCAGAACACCGTGGTGGGCGAGATCACTCGGTTCGAGGGCCACGTTGCGAAGCTTCTGGGTGACGGCGTCCTGGCGTACTTCGGCTGGCCGCGTGCGCATGAGGATGAGGCGGAGCGGGCCGTTCGCGCGGGGCTTCGGGTAACCGAGGCGGTCGCGGGCCTTAGAGAGCGGGGTGGTACAGCGCTGGCTGCTCGCGTCGGCATCGCAACCGGTCTGGTCGTTGTCGGCGAACTGATCGGTGAAGGAGAAGCCCGCGAGCGGGCGGTCATCGGTGAGACTCCGAACCTGGCCGCCCGGCTGCAAGGGCTCGCCGAGCCCGGCAGCGTCGTGATTGCCGAATCGACGCGGCGCCTCCTCGGAGAAGCCTTCGTATACCGCGATCTTGGTACGGTCCACCTCAAGGGTTTTCCTGGACCCGTGCGGGCGTGGCACGTCGTCGGCGAGGGGGCGGCCGAGAGCCGGTTCGACGCCCAGCACGGAGCGTCGACGACGGCGCTGGTCGGGCGCGATCAGGAACTCGCCCTTCTGTTGGACCGCTGGCAGCAGGCGAAGGAGGGCGAGGGCCGGATCGTCCTGCTCGGCGGCGAACCAGGCATCGGCAAATCCCGCCTCGTGCGGGCCCTGCGCGACCAGCTCGCAGGCGTGCCGCACACCCCCCTGAGCCATTTCTGTTCACCGTTCCACACCAACAGCGCTCTGTACCCTGTCGTTGGGCTCCTTGAACGGGCAGCGGGAATTCGGCGGGAGGATTCTCCCGCCGAGCAGCTCGAGAAACTCGAAGCGATGCTCGCTCTGGGGACCGACGACGTGCGTGAGAGTATCCCGCTACTTGCGGACTTGTTGGCGATCCCGACGGGCCAGCGATACCGGCCACTGGAGCTCAGCCCGCACCAGATGAAGGAGGGGACGTTTCGGGCTCTCCTGGGGCAATTAGAAGGTTTGGCCGCAAGACAGCCGGTGCTCGCCATTTACGAGGACGTCCACTGGGCCGATCCTACCACGCTCGAACTGCTCGGCCGCGCCGTTGACGAGGTGCAGCGGCTCCCGGTCCTCATGATCGTCACCTTCCGGCCGGAGTTCATTCCCCGCTGGACGGGGCACGGGCACGTCACAGCGCTCTTTCTGAGCCGGCTGGGACGCAGGCAAGGCGCCGCCGTCGTCGACCAGATAACCGGCGGCAAGCTGCTTCCACAGGAGGTCCTCGAGCAGATCCTGGCCAAGACCGATGGCGTGCCGTTTTTCGTCGAAGAACTCACCAAAGCCGTCCTCGAATCCGGGCTGCTCGAGGACCGAGGGAGTCACTACGAGCTGACAGGTCCCTTGCCGCCGCTGGCGATCCCCACGACGCTCCAGGACTCGCTCATGGCCCGCCTTGACCGGTTGGCACCGGTCAAGGAAGTCGCCCAGATCGCAGCCTGCATCGGACGCGAGTTCGGACACGACCTCCTGAAAGTGGTCACGCCACTCGATGAAGACGCTCTTCAATGTGCTCTCAACGAGCTGTTGGAGGCGGAGCTCGTGTTCCGGCGTGGCGTACCCCCGGAGGTTAGTTACAGCTTCAAACACGCGCTGGTGCAGGACATCGCGCACGAGAGCCTCTTGAGGAGCAAGCGGCAGCAGATCCATGCTCGCATCGCCGCTGCTCTCGAAGAGCATTATCCTGCCGTTGCGGAGATGGAGCCGGAGACGATCGCGCTGCATCTCACGGAGGCCGCGTTGGCGAGCCGGGCGGTCGGCTACTGGCTGCGGGCCGGCCGGAATGCCGCCGGGCGTTCCGCCAATCTCGAGGCGATCAGTCATCTCTCAAGGGGGCTGGAGGCACTGAAGTCATGTCCAGAGGGGCTGGAGCGGGATCGTCAGGAACTGGCGCTCCAGACGGCCATTGGAGGTCCGCTGATCGCCATTCATGGCTACACCGCGCCGCAGCTTGGCACGGCGTTCAACAGGGCGCATGCGCTTTGCTATGAACTTGACGACACCGATGCCTTGTTCGCTGCGCTTAGCGGCAAGTTCATCTTTCATTTTGTGAGAGGTGACTACAGCGCCATGGAAAGCTTGACCGCTGAGGCGGAACGCGCCGCCGAGCGGACCGGGGACATCGCACTTGAGTTGGCTGCGCACCGGCTGGCCGCTCTCACTGCCATGCATGCTGGCGCCTTTGTCAAGGCCCGCTGCGAGTTCGAGACGATCTTGAGCCGCTATGAGCCCGACGCGCATCGACCCCCACCGGTCCATTATGTTCACGATCCGCAGGCCTCCGCGTTACCCTACCTCGCCATTGTGCTTTGGATCTTAGGCTATCCGGAGCAGGCCCAGAGCATGGGTCGCGCGGCGTTTGACTACGCCGCGGAGCTGAACCAGACGAACCTCACCGGGCACGTCGCGGTCTACGGCGGAGCCGGACCTGCCGAGCTGATGGGTGATGTGGCGGCGGTCCATGCGAACGCGGACGCTGTCATCGAGCTCGCCGATCAACACAGTTTGAATTATTGGCGGTTGAGCGGCCTCATCCTGCGGGGTTGGACCCTGGCACAGGAGGGGGCGGTTGAGGATGGCTTGGCGCTCATGCGCCAGAGCCTCATCGATCGGAATCGGCTCGGAGCCAATTGGTACCAGGTCAGGTATTTGTGCATGCTGGCAACGACATACCTTCACCTGGGTCGAGGCGACGAGGGCTTGGCTGCCCTGAGCGAAGCAAAGGACCTCGCTGCGCGCAACGATGAGCACATGTGGGCGGCGGAGCTCGCTCGCATCGAGGGCGAATTGCGGCGCGCTCAGGGCGCTCCGCCGGACGAGGTCGAGGCATATTTGCAAGCCGCGCTCAACGTTGCACATAGCCAGGGTGCGAAGTCGTTCGAGTTGCGTGCTGCCATGAGCCTCGCGCGGCTTTGGCGGGACCACGGTCGGGTGGCCGAAGCGCGACGTCTTCTTGCCCCCATTTACGGGTGGTTCACGGAGGGTCGCGACACGCCGGACGTCTGCGCTGCCAAGGCACTCATGGGAGAATTGGCTGAACCTTAG
- a CDS encoding YybH family protein: MTDLAPSSSLDIRAEISAAYSAWDSAFNKADAKAVASAYVPNAKVLPPTHEVISGPAAIENFFAGLFSSGFTDHNLTIIDAGGDDNVVYSTANWSAKGKGADGAPQTAGGIATHVFERQADGSLKLRLHTFN; encoded by the coding sequence ATGACAGACCTGGCCCCCTCGTCCAGTCTCGACATCAGAGCCGAAATCTCTGCGGCTTACTCAGCCTGGGATTCGGCGTTCAATAAGGCTGACGCAAAGGCGGTCGCCTCCGCCTATGTCCCGAACGCCAAAGTGCTGCCGCCAACCCACGAGGTCATATCAGGTCCGGCAGCGATCGAGAACTTCTTCGCTGGGCTGTTTTCGAGCGGATTCACCGATCACAACCTGACAATTATCGACGCGGGTGGAGATGACAATGTCGTCTACAGCACGGCCAACTGGAGTGCCAAGGGCAAGGGAGCTGATGGGGCTCCCCAAACCGCCGGCGGCATCGCCACCCACGTATTCGAGCGTCAGGCCGACGGCTCGCTGAAGCTGAGGTTACACACCTTCAACTAA